One window from the genome of Salvia splendens isolate huo1 chromosome 9, SspV2, whole genome shotgun sequence encodes:
- the LOC121749468 gene encoding uncharacterized protein LOC121749468, with protein MIRSDQKSLKELLQQVVQTPDQPLYVRKLRGYKFRIVYKKRSTNRAADALSRREESQATADAAGLAEEAAEDANQKCLELIAATHPIPQMLELLRRETASSPEMREIAADIRNGKAAAHLTLVNGLVYYKCSIFVGSRSSARAPILAEYHSSPSAGHLGFERTLRRIGAEFYWPRMKDEVKKFVGACVVCQTRKYSTQKPAGLLQPLPVPTQAEVLNRGLERYLRAFTADRPSKWANFLLWAELALNCFHHAGLGMSPFKALYGHDPPSLVFAQPSAATQPSAAELIRQRSELLVDLLPNLERAQQRMRESANKHRRHVEYEVGDMVLLKLQPYRQYSVARPQPEKLSRRYYGPFEVLERIGPVAYMLLLPEGSRIHNVFHVGLLRAFVEGDSAAEGMTLPSEFFGDRPVVYPVRVDRRVLWHADRPVDHVLVRWSDGLDSPTWELMELVQRRFPNVLLEDKEVAMGEGADTVLERPDIMPEEDESTELDSVGRAQEEQQQPQSIAATKPARNRRPPERRGDFVSK; from the exons ATGATTCGAAGTGACCAGAAAAGTTTGAAGGAGTTACTTCAACAGGTGGTTCAGACCCCTGATCAACCGCTTTACGTTAGGAAGCTTCGGGGTTACAAGTTCAGAATTGTATATAAAAAGAGGAGCACTAACAGAGCGGCGGATGCGTTATCACGTCGGGAGGAGTCCCAGGCTACAGCCGACGCCGCGGGTCTGGCTGAAGAGGCTGCCGAGGACGCCAATCAGAAATGTCTGGAGTTGATTGCCGCGACACACCCGATCCCCCAGATGCTCGAGTTGCTTCGCCGCGAGACTGCTTCATCTCCGGAAATGAGAGAAATTGCGGCGGATATTAGGAACGGGAAGGCCGCCGCACATTTGACCTTGGTGAATGGCTTGGTGTATTACAAATGCAGCATTTTCGTGGGATCCCGTTCGTCGGCTCGAGCGCCTATCTTGGCGGAATATCACAGCTCACCGTCGGCGGGCCATCTGGGGTTCGAGCGCACTTTGAGGAGAATAGGGGCGGAATTTTACTGGCCTCGGATGAAGGATGAAGTAAAGAAGTTTGTGGGAGCCTGCGTCGTGTGTCAGACGAGGAAATATTCAACACAAAAGCCTGCGGGTCTACTGCAGCCTCTACCGGTGCCCACACAG GCAGAGGTCCTCAATAGGGGATTGGAGCGGTATCTACGTGCATTCACGGCGGACCGCCCCTCTAAGTGGGCCAATTTTCTTCTGTGGGCGGAGCTTGCCCTTAATTGTTTTCACCACGCAGGGTTGGGTATGTCACCTTTTAAGGCGTTGTATGGTCACGATCCCCCGAGTCTGGTATTCGCGCAACCATCGGCAGCGACCCAGCCTTCGGCAGCTGAGCTGATCCGCCAGAGGAGTGAGTTGTTGGTGGATCTGCTACCGAATTTGGAGCGCGCCCAGCAGCGTATGCGTGAGTCAGCGAATAAACATCGCCGACACGTGGAGTATGAGGTGGGGGACATGGTTCTCTTGAAGCTTCAACCGTATAGGCAATATTCGGTAGCTCGACCACAGCCGGAAAAGTTATCAAGACGCTACTACggtccatttgaggttttggaGCGCATAGGCCCGGTGGCGTACATGTTGCTTTTGCCGGAGGGAAGTCGAATACATAACGTGTTTCACGTGGGTCTCCTTCGAGCATTTGTGGAGGGGGACTCGGCGGCGGAAGGTATGACGTTGCCTTCTGAATTTTTTGGCGATAGGCCGGTGGTATATCCAGTCCGGGTGGATCGTAGGGTGTTGTGGCACGCCGATCGGCCGGTTGATCATGTTTTGGTACGTTGGTCCGATGGGTTAGACTCCCCGACTTGGGAGCTGATGGAGTTAGTGCAAAGGCGGTTTCCGAATgttctccttgaggacaaggaggttGCTATGGGGGAGGGAGCTGATACGGTCCTAGAACGACCTGACATTATGCCGGAAGAAGACGAGTCGACGGAGTTAGATTCGGTTGGAAGAGCGCAAGAGGAGCAGCAACAGCCTCAGTCCATCGCAGCGACGAAACCTGCGAGGAACAGACGGCCGCCGGAGAGACGTGGCGATTTTGTTTCCAAATAA
- the LOC121749469 gene encoding uncharacterized protein LOC121749469, which translates to MPDAQRPHYAVMLFDPLFVAGLTTDMQEHLQLHRLSSLAAAMALSLELADTLADRNLPQTSAGFQRKLWQGRENRMTTSPTGTQPPTNPGSGAGLSSSQAQRGKDQPRLPLIRVSQAEKSERSRLGLCWHCPDKWVLGHVCKHRLLCYWDEDGTPIDEWDGDVRDEEAIREVAHIHSLDGGGRSRPLKVLGQIQDREVSIQVDTGSDRDFLHPAIAESLHLSLSPIRPFRVFVGNGAALLCTHMSRQTELKVQGSVFMVDLHILPIHGPDVILGMDWLESLGKISANFASKTLEFIHEGRPFTLKGITVPPRRLGVQSLFTLQSSSVVSACFEIALLELESAANELEAFPGICRRGWREYPYFQKNEIERQVREMLEQGIIQRNNSPFSSPVLLIRKKDRSFRFCIDYRALNNATVPDHFPIPTADELFDELGKARVFSKLDLRSGYHQIRMHNEDVFKTAFRTHDGHFEFLVMPFGLTNSPSTFQAAMNSIFQPMLHKFVIVFFDDILIYSPSVKDHETHLSAVLGVLLEHSFFVKLSKCSFCNSTVEYLGHLIADGLLKADPTKIEAMTAWPVPRTVKQLRGFLGLT; encoded by the exons ATGCCTGATGCTCAACGTCCCCATTACGCAGTTATGTTGTTCGATCCTCTGTTTGTGGCGGGTCTGACGACAGATATGCAGGAGCACCTACAATTACACCGCCTGTCGTCTCTGGCTGCGGCCATGGCGTTATCTCTGGAACTTGCTGATACACTGGCTGATCGTAACCTTCCGCAGACTTCTGCGGGTTTTCAGCGCAAGCTGTGGCAGGGTCGCGAGAACCGGATGACAACGTCTCCAACAGGAACCCAACCGCCGACAAATCCGGGCTCTGGAGCGGGTCTCTCGTCGAGTCAAGCTCAGCGAGGGAAGGACCAGCCTCGTCTGCCATTGATTAGGGTGTCACAGGCGGAAAAGTCAGAGCGTTCACGACTTGGGTTGTGTTGGCACTGCCCGGATAAATGGGTTTTAGGTCATGTGTGCAAACATCGTTTGCTCTGCTACTGGGATGAGGATGGCACGCCGATTGATGAGTGGGATGGTGATGTTCGTGATGAGGAGGCGATTAGGGAGGTCGCGCATATACACTCTTTGGATGGGGGAGGTCGGTCTAGACCGCTCAAGGTTTTGGGTCAGATTCAGGATCGTGAGGTCAGCATACAAGTCGACACAGGTAGTGACAGAGACTTTCTACACCCGGCAATCGCAGAAAGCCTACATTTGTCGTTATCCCCGATTAGGCCTTTCAGGGTGTTTGTTGGTAATGGAGCCGCCTTACTCTGCACTCACATGTCGAGACAAACTGAGTTGAAAGTGCAAGGATCCGTGTTCATGGTGGACCTCCACATCTTACCAATTCATGGGCCGGATGTGATTTTAGGGATGGATTGGCTAGAATCGTTGGGCAAGATTTCCGCAAATTTCGCAAGCAAGACCTTGGAATTCATTCACGAAGGAAGGccgttcaccttgaagggtatCACAGTTCCCCCACGCCGCCTCGGTGTACAGTCCCTATTCACGCTGCAATCATCTTCTGTGGTGTCAGCTTGTTTCGAGATTGCTTTATTGGAGCTAGAGTCAGCGGCGAATGAGTTGGAAGCATTCCCGGGGATTTGCCGGAGGGGCTGGCGGGA GTACCCCTATTTCCAGAAGAACGAGATCGAGCGGCAAGTGCGGGAGATGTTGGAGCAAGGAATTATTCAACGGAATAATAGTCCGTTCTCGTCGCCAGTGTTACTAATCAGAAAGAAAGACAGGTCCTTCCGTTTCTGCATTGATTATCGGGCCTTGAACAATGCAACAGTTCCGGACCATTTTCCAATTCCAACGGCGGACGAGCTCTTTGATGAATTGGGAAAGGCGAGAGTTTTTTCTAAACTGGATTTGCGGTCGGGCTATCACCAGATTAGGATGCACAACGAGGATGTGTTCAAGACAGCGTTCCGCACCCACGATGGGCACTTTGAGTTCCTTGTTATGCCTTTCGGTCTGACTAACTCGCCATCCACTTTCCAGGCCGCCATGAACTCTATATTCCAGCCTATGCTCCACAAGTTTGTCATCGTATTTTTCGATGATATCCTGATTTATAGCCCGTCCGTCAAGGATCACGAGACGCACCTGTCGGCCGTGTTGGGTGTATTGCTGGAGCACAGTTTCTTCGTCAAATTATCCAAGTGCTCATTCTGTAATTCCACGGTGGAATATTTGGGTCACCTTATTGCTGACGGTTTATTGAAGGCGGATCCTACTAAAATTGAAGCGATGACGGCATGGCCCGTGCCCAGAACCGTGAAACAGTTGAGAGGTTTTTTGGGGTTGACATGA
- the LOC121749467 gene encoding heavy metal-associated isoprenylated plant protein 30-like, whose protein sequence is MMNIDAGVDSMDIDMEKQKVTVRGYVEKRKVLKVVRRVAELWAFPYDSEYHPYAATYLDESNFASSYNYFMHGYNEPTHGYFPQLPYSTINYHINDNVHACSVM, encoded by the coding sequence ATGATGAATATTGATGCAGGTGTGGATAGCATGGATATAGACATGGAGAAGCAGAAAGTGACAGTGAGAGGATATGTAGAGAAAAGGAAGGTATTGAAAGTGGTGAGGAGAGTTGCTGAGTTGTGGGCATTTCCTTATGACTCTGAATATCACCCTTACGCTGCTACCTATTTGGATGAATCCAACTTCGCCTCTTCCTATAACTACTTCATGCATGGCTACAACGAGCCCACGCATGGCTACTTCCCTCAACTTCCCTACTCCACCATCAATTATCATATTAACGACAACGTCCATGCCTGTTCCGTTATGTGA